From the Elaeis guineensis isolate ETL-2024a chromosome 16, EG11, whole genome shotgun sequence genome, the window TGGGGAGGAGATGAGCGCATCGAGGTTCATAAAGTGTGTCACGGTGGGGGACGGCGCCGTCGGCAAGACCTGCATGCTTATATCCTACACCAGCAACACTTTCCCCACGGTGAGATGCTGGAATTTCCCTGAATTCGTCGTTTTGGTTGGCGATTTCTTGTTGTTAGGGTTTCGTCCGGTGAATGTGGTAGGGTGCGGTGTTGTTTCGGTGGACAAGTTTATTggattttcatggattttcatggagaattatctTTTTAGGTGAATGAAATCGCATGACGTTCCAGCTTTTCCATAAAGTTGTCTTTGCTTGTTTCAGCCTCTATTCAGAGAAATTGGTCGTTGATAAATGTTTTGTTGTTACACAGAAGTTTGTGGGGTGTTGGCTTTTCAATACAGCTCTCTCTGTCTTTCTCATTCAGAACCATTTGTTATTTCAGCCATATATAATGCTATATAATTTTGTCTAAAGAAATTTGGCATTGCACTTTTATTCATTGCAATTTACATGCATTTAATGGAGCACCCATCATTGGATTTTCGAAATGATGATGCAATGGACTCCTTTAGAcatctatttatattttataactttttttttttcagaaagaaGATACGTTTTATGCTACTTTTCCTCTGTAAAATTCTTATCATTACttccaataaaaaaataaaggaaattCTTATCATTGACATGTTTTGGAagatggatttttgatcaaggAAATATTTACTTTGTAAATTTCTTATTTGCTACCTAATCTTAGTGAGTCGTGATTTTGTCCAAGGCTGTCTTGTGTAAAATTATTATCATTACTTTGTGTTAAATGACGGGCAGGATTATGTTCCAACAGTTTTCGACAATTTCAGTGCAAATGTTGTGGTGGATGGTAGCACTGTTAACCTAGGTTTGTGGGACACTGCAGGTAAATTTTGCACTTTGTTCTGGTTCCCTTTTGtttccctctcttttctctccctCATGTGTATCGCTTTGTCCTTCTCTCAAAGTCCTGAAGTTGTTGGTGCCAGTCTTATAGCATGCTTTATTGGAACAGGCCAGGAGGATTATAATAGATTAAGACCTTTGAGCTATCGTGGGGCTGATGTTTTTTTGCTGGCATTCTCTCTCATCAGTAAGGCCAGCTATGAAAATGTTGCTAAGAAGGCAAGaattaatcatttcttcttctaCATCTTGTTTTGTTTTTCCTTGTCTTTTCTCAAAGTAACAATTTACTGACTTGCTGATTCTACATTTTACTATATTTGTTTTTTGCCCCTCTTTTCAGTGGATTCCTGAACTGAGGCACTACGCACCAGGTGTGCCTATAATTCTTGTTGGGACCAAGCTTGGTAATGATTTTCATCATTTCTGCTTTATCTTATTGCTTCTCTTTTTTGCATTTTGCATTCTTGTGTTCGCATCAAAATTTGATCGGAGAACATACCTTCAGTCTCCAATTTTCAGTATTCTGGATGTTAAAGCCTCTTGTTGTAATGTAATTTTATCAAGTATTTGGTGGTTTTTTTCTTAGATGTAATGTAATGCAAAAGCTCATCCATTGTTATATAATGCTAGGTTTCTTTTCCAGTTCACATTCAAGTACATAATTACATCCGTTGCGGTGTAATTTGGATGATTGTTTCCATGCCTTATTTCTTGATTGGTGTGTAACATTTTTTTGCTAGCTAAACAAAATTAGGAGAGCCATGGGGCACTCATGGCTGAAAGATTCTTCAAATGTTGTAGCAGTATACTATGGTTACATGAAGAAATATTTGAGGCAAGAAGTAGGTGCTGCCCTTCTGCAGAGGAGGAGAAGGTGCGGCTATGTTCTTTGCTACTGAACTAGCCAAGTCATTTCT encodes:
- the LOC105059642 gene encoding rac-like GTP-binding protein 5 — translated: MSASRFIKCVTVGDGAVGKTCMLISYTSNTFPTDYVPTVFDNFSANVVVDGSTVNLGLWDTAGQEDYNRLRPLSYRGADVFLLAFSLISKASYENVAKKWIPELRHYAPGVPIILVGTKLDLRDDKQFFIDHPGAVPITTAQGEELRKAIGAPAYIECSSKTQQNVKAVFDAAIKVVLQPPKQKKKKRKGQMACSIL